The Caloenas nicobarica isolate bCalNic1 chromosome 15, bCalNic1.hap1, whole genome shotgun sequence genome includes a region encoding these proteins:
- the BIRC7 gene encoding baculoviral IAP repeat-containing protein 7 produces MGFFYPSEDMGDMTPAEELEPRAACCRLFDPSMRSEARRLRTFWQWPHTAPVSARDLAKAGFFFVGPRDQVQCFCCGGVLMDWGPGDCPVAEHLKFFSSCKFIRGEDAGNQEMFPLQEIFDTVDGQFLSLLQGIDSEEAAPQNPEMVTEEMRLTTFRNWPQYVDVHPEQLARAGFFYTGQGDVVRCFYCDGAVRNWSFRDDPWREHAKWYPECEFLLRSRGRDFVSSVREAFSSTLISPRDSWDQTEQDSSALQDPWRDWVLQDQGLVMQNVLQMGFDPMWVANLMQNKYVLTGTVYLSASELISDLLRSDWEESSRAEECRGAVQRETETSSSREEMRSVQQKESDESWMSTEEQLRLQEERMCKVCMDRDVSVVFVPCGHLVTCGECASNLRLCPICRAVIRESVRTFMS; encoded by the exons atggggtttttttatccg AGCgaggacatgggggacatgacGCCGGCGGAGgagctggagcccagggctgcgTGCTGCCGGCTGTTTGACCCCAGCATGAGGAGCGAGGCGAGAAGGCTGAGGACTTTTTGGCAATGGCCACACACTGCCCCTGTGTCTGCCCGAGATTTGGCCAAGGCTGGCTTCTTCTTTGTGGGTCCGAGAGATCAAGTGCAGTGTTTCTGCTGTGGCGGTGTCCTGATGGACTGGGGACCCGGCGACTGCCCGGTAGCAGAGCACCTGAAGTTCTTCTCGTCCTGTAAGTTCATTCGTGGTGAGGATGCTGGGAACCAAGAGATGTTTCCTCTCCAGGAAATCTTTGACACTGTGGATGGGCAGTTCCTCAGTCTTCTGCAGGGGATAGATAGTGAGGAGGCAGCCCCGCAAAACCCCGAGATGGTGACAGAGGAGATGAGACTAACGACGTTTCGGAATTGGCCCCAATATGTTGACGTGCACCCGGAGCAACTGGCTAGAGCAGGGTTCTTTTACACAG GACAAGGTGATGTAGTGAGGTGTTTTTACTGTGATGGAGCCGTGAGGAACTGGTCGTTCAGAGATGATCCTTGGAGGGAACATGCCAAATGGTATCCAGA GTGTGAATTTTTATTGCGATCAAGGGGGAGAGACTTTGTTAGCAGTGTTCGGGAGGCCTTTTCTAGCACCCTGATATCTCCA AGAGATTCCTGGGATCAGACTGAACAAGATTCCTCTGCTCTCCAAG ATCCTTGGAGGGACTGGGTATTGCAGGATCAGGGTCTCGTAATGCAGAATGTCCTGCAGATGGGCTTTGACCCCATGTGGGTGGCTAACCTGATGCAGAATAAGTACGTGCTGACGGGGACTGTCTACCTGTCTGCGTCTGAGCTGATCTCTGATCTGCTCCGGTCAGACtgggaggagagcagcagagccgAGGAATGCAGAG GTGCTGTTCAGAGAGAGACTGAAACATCAAGTTCAAGAGAAGAAATGCGATCTGTGCAGCAAAAGGAATCAG ATGAGTCTTGGATGAGTACAGAAGAACAGCTCCGCCTGCAAGAGGAAAGGATGTGCAAAGTGTGCATGGACAGAGATGTGTCTGTTGTGTTTGTTCCTTGCGGCCACCTGGTGACTTGTGGAGAATGTGCCTCCAATTTGAGGTTGTGTCCCATCTGCAGAGCTGTCATCCGGGAAAGCGTGAGGACTTTTATGTCCTGA
- the YTHDF1 gene encoding YTH domain-containing family protein 1 isoform X1 has translation MSATSVDPQRLKGQDNKVQNGSLHQKDTVHDNDFEPYLSGQSNQNSSYPSMTDPYLSSYYPPSIGFPYSLSEAPWSTGGDPPIPYLTTYGQLSNGDHHFMHDAVFGQPGGLGNNIYQHRFNFFPENPAFSAWGTSGSQGQQTQSSAYGSSYSYPPSSLGGTIVDGQTGFHNDTLNKAPGMNSIEQGMVGLKIGGDVTTSAVKTVGSVVNSAGMTGALSGNGGSNVNLPVSKPTSWAAIASKPAKPQPKMKAKTGPVIGGALPPPPIKHNMDIGTWDNKGPVAKVPAPQQIPSPQSVPQPQQPIVQPVPTQPPPLTQPQYQTPQQPPQNRWVAPRNRNVAFGQSGGTGNDTNSVGSTQPNPVPSGESHPVLEKLKAAHSYNPKDFEWNLKNGRVFIIKSYSEDDIHRSIKYSIWCSTEHGNKRLDSAFRSMNSKGPVYLLFSVNGSGHFCGVAEMKSPVDYGTSAGVWSQDKWKGKFDVKWIFVKDVPNNQLRHIRLENNDNKPVTNSRDTQEVPLEKAKQVLKIIATYKHTTSIFDDFSHYEKRQEEEEVVRKVNLLKNLFYTQIWGK, from the exons ATGTCGGCCACAAGCGTTGACCCCCAG AGACTGAAAGGACAGGATAATAAAG taCAAAATGGTTCATTACATCAGAAGGATACAGTTCATGACAACGATTTTGAACCTTACCTTTCCGGGCAGTCAAATCAG AACAGTAGCTATCCATCAATGACTGATCCTTATCTGTCCAGTTATTATCCACCATCTATTGGGTTCCCCTATTCTCTCAGTGAAGCACCGTGGTCTACAGGAGGAGATCCTCCTATCCCGTATCTCACCACCTATGGACAGCTCAGTAATGGAGATCATCATTTTATGCACGATGCTGTTTTTGGACAGCCTGGGGGTCTGGGAAATAACATCTACCAACACCGGTTTaactttttccctgaaaatcCTGCCTTCTCAGCATGGGGAACAAGCGGATCCCAAGGACAGCAGACTCAAAGTTCAGCATATGGGAGCAGTTACAGCTACCCACCCAGTTCACTGGGCGGTACCATTGTGGATGGACAAACAGGATTTCATAACGATACATTAAATAAAGCTCCTGGAATGAACAGTATTGAACAGGGGATGGTTGGACTTAAGATTGGTGGAGACGTTACAACCTCTGCGGTGAAAACAGTAGGTTCTGTTGTCAACAGTGCTGGGATGACAGGTGCCCTCTCTGGTAACGGTGGATCTAATGTCAACTTGCCAGTATCTAAACCAACTTCTTGGGCTGCTATAGCTAGCAAGCCTGCGAAACCACAGcctaaaatgaaagcaaaaactGGACCTGTAATCGGAGGAGCATTGCCTCCTCCACCTATAAAGCATAATATGGACATCGGTACTTGGGATAATAAGGGTCCTGTGGCAAAAGTTCCTGCCCCCCAACAGATCCCTTCTCCTCAGTCTGTTCCACAGCCACAGCAACCAATTGTTCAACCTGTTCCAACTCAACCTCCTCCATTGACTCAGCCGCAGTATCAGACGCCTCAGCAGCCACCCCAAAATCGCTGGGTAGCTCCTCGCAACAGAAATGTAGCTTTTGGCCAAAGCGGAGGAACTGGTAATGACACCAACTCAGTTGGCAGTACCCAGCCTAACCCTGTACCAAGTGGCGAGTCCCATCCCGTTcttgaaaaactgaaagctgCTCACAGCTATAACCCTAAAGATTTTGAATGGAACCTTAAAAATGGACGTGTGTTCATAATAAAGAGCTATTCTGAGGATGATATTCATCGTTCCATTAAGTATTCTATTTGGTGTAGTACAGAACATGGCAACAAACGCCTGGACAGTGCTTTTCGGTCCATGAATAGCAAGGGTCCAGTCTACTTGCTGTTCAGTGTCAATGGCAGTGGACACTTCTGTGGAGTAGCGGAGATGAAATCACCTGTGGACTATGGCACCAGTGCAGGTGTCTGGTCTCAGGACAAGTGGAAGGGAAAATTTGATGTCAAGTGGATCTTTGTGAAGGATGTGCCCAACAACCAGCTCCGACACATCAGGCTGGAGAACAATGACAACAAACCCGTTACAAACTCCCGTGATACACAGGAGGTGCCcttagaaaaagcaaaacaagtgcTTAAAATTATTGCTACTTACAAGCACACGACCTCCATCTTTGATGACTTTTCTCATTATGAAAAGCGccaagaagaggaggaggtggtgcGGAAGGtaaacttattaaaaaatttattttatacacAGATATGgggaaaatga
- the YTHDF1 gene encoding YTH domain-containing family protein 1 isoform X2 gives MSATSVDPQRLKGQDNKVQNGSLHQKDTVHDNDFEPYLSGQSNQNSSYPSMTDPYLSSYYPPSIGFPYSLSEAPWSTGGDPPIPYLTTYGQLSNGDHHFMHDAVFGQPGGLGNNIYQHRFNFFPENPAFSAWGTSGSQGQQTQSSAYGSSYSYPPSSLGGTIVDGQTGFHNDTLNKAPGMNSIEQGMVGLKIGGDVTTSAVKTVGSVVNSAGMTGALSGNGGSNVNLPVSKPTSWAAIASKPAKPQPKMKAKTGPVIGGALPPPPIKHNMDIGTWDNKGPVAKVPAPQQIPSPQSVPQPQQPIVQPVPTQPPPLTQPQYQTPQQPPQNRWVAPRNRNVAFGQSGGTGNDTNSVGSTQPNPVPSGESHPVLEKLKAAHSYNPKDFEWNLKNGRVFIIKSYSEDDIHRSIKYSIWCSTEHGNKRLDSAFRSMNSKGPVYLLFSVNGSGHFCGVAEMKSPVDYGTSAGVWSQDKWKGKFDVKWIFVKDVPNNQLRHIRLENNDNKPVTNSRDTQEVPLEKAKQVLKIIATYKHTTSIFDDFSHYEKRQEEEEVVRKERQNRNKQ, from the exons ATGTCGGCCACAAGCGTTGACCCCCAG AGACTGAAAGGACAGGATAATAAAG taCAAAATGGTTCATTACATCAGAAGGATACAGTTCATGACAACGATTTTGAACCTTACCTTTCCGGGCAGTCAAATCAG AACAGTAGCTATCCATCAATGACTGATCCTTATCTGTCCAGTTATTATCCACCATCTATTGGGTTCCCCTATTCTCTCAGTGAAGCACCGTGGTCTACAGGAGGAGATCCTCCTATCCCGTATCTCACCACCTATGGACAGCTCAGTAATGGAGATCATCATTTTATGCACGATGCTGTTTTTGGACAGCCTGGGGGTCTGGGAAATAACATCTACCAACACCGGTTTaactttttccctgaaaatcCTGCCTTCTCAGCATGGGGAACAAGCGGATCCCAAGGACAGCAGACTCAAAGTTCAGCATATGGGAGCAGTTACAGCTACCCACCCAGTTCACTGGGCGGTACCATTGTGGATGGACAAACAGGATTTCATAACGATACATTAAATAAAGCTCCTGGAATGAACAGTATTGAACAGGGGATGGTTGGACTTAAGATTGGTGGAGACGTTACAACCTCTGCGGTGAAAACAGTAGGTTCTGTTGTCAACAGTGCTGGGATGACAGGTGCCCTCTCTGGTAACGGTGGATCTAATGTCAACTTGCCAGTATCTAAACCAACTTCTTGGGCTGCTATAGCTAGCAAGCCTGCGAAACCACAGcctaaaatgaaagcaaaaactGGACCTGTAATCGGAGGAGCATTGCCTCCTCCACCTATAAAGCATAATATGGACATCGGTACTTGGGATAATAAGGGTCCTGTGGCAAAAGTTCCTGCCCCCCAACAGATCCCTTCTCCTCAGTCTGTTCCACAGCCACAGCAACCAATTGTTCAACCTGTTCCAACTCAACCTCCTCCATTGACTCAGCCGCAGTATCAGACGCCTCAGCAGCCACCCCAAAATCGCTGGGTAGCTCCTCGCAACAGAAATGTAGCTTTTGGCCAAAGCGGAGGAACTGGTAATGACACCAACTCAGTTGGCAGTACCCAGCCTAACCCTGTACCAAGTGGCGAGTCCCATCCCGTTcttgaaaaactgaaagctgCTCACAGCTATAACCCTAAAGATTTTGAATGGAACCTTAAAAATGGACGTGTGTTCATAATAAAGAGCTATTCTGAGGATGATATTCATCGTTCCATTAAGTATTCTATTTGGTGTAGTACAGAACATGGCAACAAACGCCTGGACAGTGCTTTTCGGTCCATGAATAGCAAGGGTCCAGTCTACTTGCTGTTCAGTGTCAATGGCAGTGGACACTTCTGTGGAGTAGCGGAGATGAAATCACCTGTGGACTATGGCACCAGTGCAGGTGTCTGGTCTCAGGACAAGTGGAAGGGAAAATTTGATGTCAAGTGGATCTTTGTGAAGGATGTGCCCAACAACCAGCTCCGACACATCAGGCTGGAGAACAATGACAACAAACCCGTTACAAACTCCCGTGATACACAGGAGGTGCCcttagaaaaagcaaaacaagtgcTTAAAATTATTGCTACTTACAAGCACACGACCTCCATCTTTGATGACTTTTCTCATTATGAAAAGCGccaagaagaggaggaggtggtgcGGAAG gaACGTCAGAATCGAAACAAACAATAA